CTCGTGTCGATATGAATGATCCCCGgcagtgcagaaagtacagtaagatgcgctttaattagagatgagcgagcatactcgctaaggacaattactcgatcgagcattgtccttagcgagtacctgcccgctcggaaaaaaaggttcggctgccagcgcgagtgagaggtgagttgcggcagtgagcaggggggagcgaggggagagagggagagagagatctcccctccgtttctccccgctctccccccccccactcccccccccccccccccccaccggcagccgaattttttcttctgagcgggcaggtactcgctaagggcaatgctcgattgagcaattgtccttagcgagtatgctcgctcatctctagctataatgtGTCCGATAGCACGACCCTCACAGCAAAAAAAGTCGCTCTATTGCAAGACCTTTTGCGCATATGCCGCTGTGAAGCCAACCTTAAAGATGCCTTCACACGAGACAtgaatgctgcagaaaatccgcagcatttacaatatgagCCATGTGGAAAAGATTGAAAAAGAAAATTCCACAATGGGGCGGGAAAGCTCAGTTCAGAATCCGCAACCTACTTGCAATAAGCTGTGGATTCAAAATTCTAAATGGAAAGACTGAAACCCGCGACAAAATCCATGGATTTGCTGCATACGCACTGCCAATTTTCTGCTATGCAAACACAGAAGTAAACATGGCCTCTCACGTCTAATTCTGCTCAACTGTCCAAGAGCGTTCTGGATCTGGGTACTCGGGTGTAGAGCGTTCTGGGCATCACTGTGTGGCACTGCATTAAGTGGGCACAGCAATTCTAGTCTCACTTTGTGTGTTTCTATATAATATGAGATACATACAGCTATACTGGTGGTAGAGACCTCCAGGGTATTGGCATACATGGCAGCCGGCTGTCTTACTTAGCAGCGTGGCACTTCCTGTAGTTCTACCGATACAAGTAACATTTGTTACTGAGATAAGCTTTGAGAATTTTCACAGCAAACATTCTGAGCCAATTCCCCCCAGCCTTCATGCCACTTACCTCTCAACGCTTTTATGATGTTCAGATCCAGATGAGCCTCCGACGGCATAGAGGGCGCCATCAACTACTGCTACTCCAACACGGTTTCTGGGGACGTTCATTGAGGCTTTGGATGTCCACTCATTATTAAGAGGGTTAAAGCAGGCTAAAGAATTGGAGTCTGTATTGTCCGTTGAGGAATGATTTCGTCCTCCCACGGTATAGAACAAACCACCGACAATACCGGCTCCGAGGCCACTCCTGGCTTCTAACATGTCGGCAAGCTTAATCCATGTGCCAGTCTGTGGGTTGTAGGCATCCATGGAACTCAATGAGGCATGCAGGTAGCCACCCGCAACATAGATTAGTTGGTTGCCCCGTACTTTTGTTGGTGGGAGAGGCTTGTGCAGCGACATTTCGTGGAAGATCTTGGACAGATACATCCTACATGAATTCTCCTTATTCAGAATGGGGCATTGCTTTAGTTGAACCGCCAGAAACTTGGGTGGAAGAGCGTAGAGATGAACGGCATTGAGCAAGACATAAAAATACTGAGCTCTGTTGCTCAAATCCCACTGCATCCACCTGACGCAGGCGTTGTACACCTCCGTCTCGCACAGGACATTCAGGCTTTCTTGACTTACCAAGTCTAACAGTTCACAATGGGAGAGATTTAAGAACTCCTCCTCCTTGGTAACCTGAAATAACAAAGAGCGTCACCATCCATACAGGCCGTCCTACACTTTAATCAACCGCTAGATACTTGGATTTCATAGTGACATTTTTGGCGTAAGGCTTCCTCCCCTCACAGTTTATTATGGTAGTTTTTTGGACTTATAATAAACTCCATGAAATTCACACCTTTTTTTTACAAGTCGTTTTGGTGGCTTTTCTTATGTggcttgttgggttttttttcctatagagaagtcTCTAGGTAATTGCCTTGGGGTCACACGGGTGTAAGTGCATTTACACGTGCATTTGCGTGATGTGAGATGCGTTTTTGCACACCCCCATGcaggttttactgtactttttgaacaCAAGCAAGCTGCCATTGATTGCGATAGGCAATTTAGCTGATTAGATTGAATGCAGCACAAAATACaattatgtgaacgaacccattgaaatcaatgtgttctacttactgtgtattgtgcatgcaaagcGCTGAGCAAATACGCCTGCGTGACAATGGCCTTAAAATAAACGTTACATCCAAAGGATGGATGCAAAAAATGCGCAAAGCCTTCAGCcttttccccctgcagagagagacgccgtatatcggccggtgtgaatacccagccgatatacggtcatctgaatgcaccctaagatcattaaaaaaaataataatagttttacaatatagtctatgtacccaaaaatcgtaccaataaaaactacagttcaccacgcaaaaaacaagcccttatacggccgcgtcgacagaaaaaataaaaatgttatggcttttgaaaaatggagattaaaatctaaCAAAAATCCTTTGGCCCTCAACGCCCAAATAGGccaagtccttaaggggttaatatctgacTGACattttctgggggaaaaaaaaattaacaaaaaactcTGGGAAAACCACTGTAAATGCTAATACTGTAATCGGAGCTTCATAGATATTGCTGAAACATCTGAAAATAGTAGTTGACACACAGAGAAGCCCAAATAACCGAGAGCCGGAGGTAGAATTAGGGTCCCCTGGACCCCTCGACTGTCGCGGCCATAATCAAATCCCCATCATAGCCCTCCTACATCGATCTACATAACAAAGCAGCAGGCGCAGCGCCACCCGCAGGCAGAGTGTAGGAAACAGGAAAATCTtcctttcctttaaccccttcccgctccaggacgtaccggtacgtcctgggagcctggtacttcccgcaacaggacgtaccggtacgtcctggggatagcgcgggatcacatatgatcccgcgatatcccgcagcgggagccggctgtcagtcacagccggcgtcccgctgcaacagcggggggggggggggggggcatcggagatgcgccccccgctgttaaccccttctctgccgcgatctaagtagatcgcggcagggaaagagttcacagagggatcgcgctccctctgtgtctccggccggctatcgcgatgtcatcgcgagagcccggcctgtcaccatggcaacaggacgccagacactggcgtcctgtattgcctgtgcctataatcgctgtacaagcgataaggcatggcagagcagtagctctgccatgccttatgacagcgatcataggcatagtgctgcaagtccctcagagggactcgaatagtgtaaaaaaaaagaaaaagaaaaacgtaaaaaaaagaaaaatgtaaaaaaaaaaaattaaaaaaacccttttttatgctttttctaatattagcataaaaaaaggggggaaaaaatgaaaaccccacatattgggtattgacgcgtccgtaacgacgtgtacaaaaagttgaacatgctttttattttgtacgacaaaaagcgtaaaaaaaaaacgctaaaaaacagaggcaaaatgctaatttttagcattttgcctcacaaaaaatgcaataaaagtgatcaaaaaagccgtacattccccaaaatagtaccaataaaaactacagctcgtctcacaaaaaataagctcttaaagagctccgtacatagaaaaataaaaaagttacaggactttgaatgcagctatagagaaaaaaaaaagatttccaaaaaaaaagggggttttattgcaaaaaagtgtaaaaacctaaaaaaaatataacaattttggtatcgttgttaccgtactgacccgcagaaaaaatttagtgtgtcatttatgctgcatgaataacgctgtaaaaaaaagaaaaagaaatctatggcagaattgatgcgttttctctccctgttatcataaaaaaaaaaaaaaaaaatttttacgatattgtctatgtacccaaaagtggcaccgataaaagctacagatcgccacgcaaaaaacaagcccttatacggccgcgtccacggaaaaataaaaaagttatggcttttgaaatatggagatggaaaaataccaaaaaaaaaaaaaaaaaaaaatcgcttggtcctcaacgccaaaataggccatgtcattaaggggttaaagaactgcAAAAATACATGAAGAGCAGACGGATAATGCCGAATCTCTACGGAGACGTAAGCTGCTCACCTCACTGAAGTGCATATTGATGTATTCTCTTCCCTTCTTATGTAACTCTGTACATCCTATTTGTTGCGCAAAGTTGGAGATTCCAATGGCATTACTCGGCTCAAAGTGTTTCATGAGAAAGTCGCTGCAAGCTTTCGCCACGTCGTCCATCTGGTACTTCATTGCAGCTAAGAGCACGTGCAAGACACACTTCTCTCCCATTGTTATCCTTGATGTGTAGGCAAACTCAATGAGGCTCTGCATTACTATGGGGCATACGTCCCTGATGGTGACTTCCTTGGCATGGCATTCGCGGAAGTTATTGGTGAACATAGCCCTGAAGAAAGAGCTGCAAGACGCCAGCACAATCTTATGTACAGGGAAGCGCTCTTCTTGCCCATTATAAATGACTTTTATCAGAACGTCGCACAGCTGATTATTTCTTCGAAGCTCGTCCATCTTTTCAAAAGCTTTTGAAGAATGGTTTTCAATGGAGTAATCAAGGTAGCCATGACCTTGCATAGAAGGGACAGCGATCGTTGTGGAGTGCTTAAGATTGGCTTTCTTCTTCCTTGAACATAACATCCTCAGGCTTGTAGGGAACATCTAACATGTGACATTATTCTTCATGCTGAGGGCTTTTAACTTACAATCAAACATATTAGCGGGTTCTCTTTATGGAAATAGGAAAATAAGTCCGATGTCCTTGCTGGAATTGTGTGGGAAGACAGTGATCAACGAATTATGGCAGATAGTTACTGATTTCTCAAGCTACGGTCCATGAACAGAAGTGTCCCAATAAATGATACGGATGCTTTAAAAgtcctaaagtaaaaaaaaggaaaaatgtaacaTTTACTGAAGCTCCACAAAGTAAACttataaaataataaagtgaCTCTAAAGTTCATATTTGAAGCGACCTTCCAGTTTCAAAATACAACTCTGTCCCTTGAGCGGACGGTGTAGGGGTATATGACTTGTAGATGATCTTCTCGGCAATCTCTCCATTCTGCTGGGTCCATGTGCCAGTTTTGGGCAACCAAGACCACCGCCATGCATTTCTAGTGTTAGGacaaccaatgcactatacctgctctgtgattggccagcgctcctCACGTGATGAGCAAAGGGCACTTACGTCACGGTGCATAAAGTTAGAGAATGGCAGAATGGAGGGAAAGCTGAGAAGATTATCTAATGTCTATTGAAAATAAAACTCCGACATTTCTTAGATGCGTTTAGATGTTCGTAGACTCTCTGCACCTGGCACAGCATTCACTGACACTGCACACCCATCACATACAGTATGTGTCATTTCCAACATTTTTAATGGTTATAGAAAGCACCAGTCTAAAGCTTCACacggcgtatttgcacacacaattgcagtgggttcattcacgtgttttttttttcctctgtgttTTTAAGTTGCGCAAAAGGAacccagcatgctgtattttcctgcacatttgcgcaccaaaagtctccaaagaagtcaatagggatgcagAAGTGCACACACAAAATGCTAAGAAAGGCGTGAAATACTGCAAAATTGTgcagggaagaaaaagaaaaaaatcttaaaacactacagtaaaatatgctaatgcatgcacaaaaaaaggcaACATTCGCTCCACAAATATGCAGCACTCATGCGCGTGCAAATAGgcatacgctcatgtaaagccGGCCTAACTTTTTTTCACAAAggtctatgttgtgtagaaaccttttttcctctagatgtagagggcgccctcttgttacagtcacagtcatgggcataactataggggatgcggttgcacccgagcccagtagccttagggggcccataaggcctctcttctccatatagagagcccagtactatgaataaagcattatagttcggggccctgttagaggttttgcatgggggcccagaaccTTTAGGTCATACCTctggtcacagtcctgggtattaatacactagtaattattaggaaattaaagTTCCAGTGTTTACAGTATCGCAATGcgccatacagctctgctacatgcacgtcacacgcgcagctctgctacatacattgttcatcccatacaacagggatcagaagcagcacagcagtggtgATGAAGGAccggtgatgatgtcactgtcatgctccgcccccgatCACATGACGATGATACTCATCTCGAGTGAATGATTTACATGTTCCGCCCCTTATCACGACAGTGAtgccatcaaaggtcctgcatccttgtgcagatta
This region of Eleutherodactylus coqui strain aEleCoq1 chromosome 5, aEleCoq1.hap1, whole genome shotgun sequence genomic DNA includes:
- the LOC136628601 gene encoding kelch-like ECH-associated protein 1A, with translation MFPTSLRMLCSRKKKANLKHSTTIAVPSMQGHGYLDYSIENHSSKAFEKMDELRRNNQLCDVLIKVIYNGQEERFPVHKIVLASCSSFFRAMFTNNFRECHAKEVTIRDVCPIVMQSLIEFAYTSRITMGEKCVLHVLLAAMKYQMDDVAKACSDFLMKHFEPSNAIGISNFAQQIGCTELHKKGREYINMHFSEVTKEEEFLNLSHCELLDLVSQESLNVLCETEVYNACVRWMQWDLSNRAQYFYVLLNAVHLYALPPKFLAVQLKQCPILNKENSCRMYLSKIFHEMSLHKPLPPTKVRGNQLIYVAGGYLHASLSSMDAYNPQTGTWIKLADMLEARSGLGAGIVGGLFYTVGGRNHSSTDNTDSNSLACFNPLNNEWTSKASMNVPRNRVGVAVVDGALYAVGGSSGSEHHKSVERYDPDLNQWTFVTPMQVARIGAGIASCRGLLYALGGFDGQNRINTVECYHPENDGGILWHQ